From Paraglaciecola sp. L1A13:
GTTGAATCTGAGCAATCTCCTATGGCTAAAGAAGAGCGTCGTGAAAAGCGTGATGAAAGACCGTCTTCTGAAGACAAGTCTGTAGAACCTGAAGCAGCAGTTGCTGTTTCTGACGAACAAGAATAAGGAGACAAAAAATGGCTCGTTTTTTTAGACGTCGTAAATTCTGCCGTTTTTCAGCTGAAGGTGTTGTCCAGATAGATTATAAAGACATCGCTATGTTGAAAAACTATGTCACTGAAAGTGGTAAAATCGTACCTAGCCGTATCACTGGAACTAGCGCTAAATATCAGCGTCAGTTGTCAACTGCTATCAAGCGCGCGCGCTTCCTAGCATTGCTTCCATATACTGATTCTCACAAGTAATCCCTGGCGGAATAAGAGGTAGCAAGATGGAAATCATACTACTAAACAAAGTCGCCAACCTGGGCGGCTTGGGTGACAGTGTCACTGTAAAATCAGGCTATGCACGTAACTTTTTGTTCCCTAAAGGACAAGCGGTACCTGCTACTAAAGCAAACGTAGAAAAATTTGAAGCACGTCGTGCTGAGCTAGAAGCAAAAATTGCTGACCAGCTTGCAGCGTCTGAAGCTCGTGCAGCAAAAGTTGCTGAACTTGCAGAAGTCACTATCGCAGCTCCTGCTGGCGACG
This genomic window contains:
- the rpsR gene encoding 30S ribosomal protein S18, producing MARFFRRRKFCRFSAEGVVQIDYKDIAMLKNYVTESGKIVPSRITGTSAKYQRQLSTAIKRARFLALLPYTDSHK
- the rplI gene encoding 50S ribosomal protein L9, giving the protein MEIILLNKVANLGGLGDSVTVKSGYARNFLFPKGQAVPATKANVEKFEARRAELEAKIADQLAASEARAAKVAELAEVTIAAPAGDEGKLFGSIGTRDIALAITAAGVEIVKSEVKLPTGTLRETGEFEIDLQLHSEVTATIKLIVIQEA